The following proteins are co-located in the Manihot esculenta cultivar AM560-2 chromosome 9, M.esculenta_v8, whole genome shotgun sequence genome:
- the LOC110622335 gene encoding uncharacterized protein LOC110622335: MAIVNASLATFLNNSSPLLVPSSSFPSTSTPFFKIPLAKSFPCALSATSRRRCLFPSLAIKNEVIEEAADGYGEDQAVEHVEEVGETLLYSFSPLPLLLVAALPGAGTVSSLFGPFVELVKSWNLPDWLVHWGHPGNMAVVLFAMGGYGTYLGFRIRFSDDVEEKANAKDLHPKLLGGMFFFFALGATGGITSLLTSDKPIFESPHAVTGFIGLALLSIQTLLPALFEGNPGLRNVHGILGSGIMTLFLVHAAFGLQLGLSY, encoded by the exons ATGGCAATCGTTAACGCTTCATTGGCTACATTTCTAAATAACTCTTCTCCTCTTCTTGTGCCTTCCTCTTCATTTCCAAGCACCTCTACGCCTTTTTTTAAAATCCCACTAGCTAAGTCTTTCCCTTGTGCATTGTCTGCTACTAGTAGGAGAagatgcctctttccatctcttgcaatcaagaatgaGGTTATTGAAGAAGCTGCTGATGGGTATGGAGAAGACCAAGCAGTTGAACATGTGGAGGAGGTCGGAGAGACACTGCTTTACTCTTTCTCCCCTTTGCCTTTGCTACTTGTGGCTGCTCTTCCTGGAG CTGGTACAGTGAGCTCTCTCTTTGGCCCTTTTGTTGAGCTTGTGAAATCATGGAATCTTCCTGACTGGCTTGTGCATTGGGGTCATCCTGGGAACATG GCTGTTGTCCTCTTTGCAATGGGTGGCTATGGAACATACCTCGGATTTCGAATCCGTTTTTCAGATGATGTG GAGGAGAAGGCCAATGCTAAAGACTTGCACCCAAAACTTCTAGGTGGAATGTTTTTCTTCTTTGCTCTTGGAGCAACTGGTGGAATAACCTCTTTACTCACTTCAGATAAGCCAATCTTTGAAAG TCCTCATGCTGTGACTGGTTTTATTGGCCTTGCTCTGTTGTCCATACAGACCCTTTTACCAGCTCTATTTGAG GGAAATCCTGGATTGAGAAATGTTCATGGGATCTTGGGCAGTGGGATTATGACACTCTTTCTTGTTCATGCTGCCTTTGGGCTCCAACTTGGTCTCAGTTACTAG